GTTACCTTCATGGACGTCTCCTCCCTTGTGCAAGTGAACGGATGCGCCCGAATGCTAGGCGGGGGCTTGGCCCCCGTCAAGGATCTTTTAGTGGAAATGAAGGGTCTTTAGCCAAACTAAAGGGCGGCCGCCCCCGCGCCCCGGCCGCCGGGCGCGAGGAGGGAGAGTACTGGCCGCCTCCTGGTCCATCCCTTGCGTCCTTTGTGTCCTTTCGCGGCAATCTGCCCTTCGGTGGAGGGCGAACTTCGCGCAATGGCCGCGAAAGAACGCAAAGAACGCATAGAAGCGGCGTGACGGCAGGTGCACCGATGCCCAACGCGGCAGACCGGGATGTGGGGGGCGGCCGCGTCTCCTCCGGGTTTGCGATGTGAGACACTCGCTGCGGTGGGCGGGGCCAGGGGGGCCGGTGCGTGCCTTCGGGTTGACGGGCCGCGGGCCTCGGGCAAGCTGAGGCGTCGGACCGTTTCGCTCGATGCGCCGGCCCAGGCTGTCACCACGGAGGAACGAGAGACATGGGGCGAGACATCGGCCGGGATCGGTTCACCGGGGCGGACTTCGACGCGTTTTCCGCGCGGCTTCGCGGGTGCCTGGGTGCCCTGGAGGAGCTGCTCCGGAGCCCGGATTTCGGGGAGGGGGCGGCGACCATCGGCGCCGAGTTGGAGCTCTTCCTGGTGGACCCGGCCGGGCGCCCGCTGCTGGCCAACCAGAAGGTCCTCCACGAGGCGCTGGACCCCCGCCTCACCTACGAGCTCGACCGGTTCGAGATCGAGTGCAACCTCTCCCCGGTGTCCCTCGCGGGCCGCCCCTTCGAGGCGCTGGGCCGGGAAATCCGCGAGGTGCTGACGAGCGTCGCCCGGGCGGCCCGGGCCCATCGGGGAAGGGCCGCCTCGGTGGGCATCCTGCCGACCTTTCTCCGGGGAGACTTCGGGAGCCGCGCGATGACCCCCGTGGCACGGTATCGGGCTATTTCGTCCGCACTGCGGGAGCGGCGGCGCGAACCGTTCGCCATCCGCATCGACGGCCCCGAACCCCTGGAGACCTCGGCCGACGACGTTGCCCTGGAGGGAGCCAACGCATCGTTCCAGGTACACCTGAGGGCACCTCCGCCGCGCTTCGCCGCCACCTATGACGCGGCCCAGCTGGCCGCGGCCCCCGCGCTGGCCGTCGCCGGCAACTCGCCCACCTTTCTGGGGCACCGGCTCTGGCACGAGACCCGGATTGCCCTGGTGAAGCAGGCGACCGACGACCGGCCTTCGGCGGGCCGGCGCGACGCCCCGCCCGCCCGGGTCAGCTTCGGCCGGCAATGGGCCGGCGCGACCGGCGCGGGTCTCTTCGGCTTCCTCGTGGACCGGTATGCACCCGTGCTGCCCGTGCTCTCGGACGAGGACCCCCGGGCCGCCCTGGAAGCCGGCCGGGTTCCGGGGCTGGCCGAGCTGCGGCTGCACGTGGGCACCGTGTGGCTCTGGAACCGGCCGGTGTACGACCCGGCCGGCGGCGGGCACTTGCGCGTGGAGATGCGGGCCCTGCCGTCGGGCCCCACGCCCGTCGACATGCTGGCCAACGCGGCGTTCCTCCTGGGCCTGACCCTGGGCATC
The DNA window shown above is from Thermodesulfobacteriota bacterium and carries:
- a CDS encoding glutamate--cysteine ligase, whose amino-acid sequence is MGRDIGRDRFTGADFDAFSARLRGCLGALEELLRSPDFGEGAATIGAELELFLVDPAGRPLLANQKVLHEALDPRLTYELDRFEIECNLSPVSLAGRPFEALGREIREVLTSVARAARAHRGRAASVGILPTFLRGDFGSRAMTPVARYRAISSALRERRREPFAIRIDGPEPLETSADDVALEGANASFQVHLRAPPPRFAATYDAAQLAAAPALAVAGNSPTFLGHRLWHETRIALVKQATDDRPSAGRRDAPPARVSFGRQWAGATGAGLFGFLVDRYAPVLPVLSDEDPRAALEAGRVPGLAELRLHVGTVWLWNRPVYDPAGGGHLRVEMRALPSGPTPVDMLANAAFLLGLTLGIAPQAQAWTGGFPFADASRNFYRAAQDGLEARLLWPRAPGGPLASVPAREVALGCLPLARRGLRAAGVEAGDADPLLAVLEARIETGQTGAIWQQHTLAALEPRLGRQGALAEMFQHYLRLADAG